A stretch of the Pseudomonadota bacterium genome encodes the following:
- a CDS encoding VWA domain-containing protein produces the protein MTFAYPWLLLLPIFYLGTRLLFRTRPAATPCPSSKLLACLPRSFRLKIREPLLAILAITSILCLAVAAARPQRITLFEQPHRARNIMLVVDASNSMSAQDFPTTLGYASRMDGAKSAVAEYVRSRQKDRIGLVVFGNTAYLQSPLTTDTALVEQLVNTLYPRMAGDGTAIGDGLGLALKRLRDVTGRTKAIILLTDGVNTAGQISPFKAAEIARDLKIQINTIGLGSGRAALGGMLGTPGRAVAEFDEESLKQIAQITGGAYFNANNLADLQEVYRKIEQLQESELEQPDRTIIEELYPPFVLVALLSYLLGVILSATYLLKVP, from the coding sequence GTGACCTTCGCATATCCATGGCTACTACTACTCCCTATATTTTATCTCGGAACACGCCTCCTGTTTCGAACTCGCCCTGCAGCTACCCCCTGCCCCAGTTCGAAGCTTTTGGCGTGCCTGCCGCGCAGCTTTCGTCTCAAAATTAGGGAGCCGTTACTTGCTATACTCGCTATCACCTCAATCCTCTGCCTAGCCGTTGCTGCCGCGCGGCCTCAACGTATTACTCTCTTTGAGCAGCCACACCGAGCAAGAAATATCATGCTCGTGGTAGACGCATCTAACAGCATGTCGGCCCAGGACTTTCCAACAACCCTTGGTTACGCCTCGCGCATGGATGGGGCGAAGAGCGCCGTTGCTGAGTACGTTCGCTCACGTCAGAAAGATCGCATAGGGCTAGTGGTGTTCGGAAATACGGCCTACCTGCAGAGTCCACTAACCACAGACACTGCACTCGTAGAGCAGTTGGTTAATACGCTCTATCCCCGTATGGCTGGTGACGGCACCGCTATCGGTGATGGGCTCGGTTTGGCATTGAAGCGCTTACGGGACGTTACGGGAAGAACCAAGGCTATTATTCTGCTAACTGATGGGGTTAATACGGCTGGTCAGATAAGCCCCTTTAAGGCAGCCGAGATAGCCAGAGATCTTAAGATCCAGATTAACACTATCGGTCTCGGCTCAGGCCGGGCCGCACTAGGTGGAATGCTCGGTACGCCAGGCCGAGCTGTGGCTGAATTCGACGAGGAGTCCCTTAAGCAGATAGCCCAGATAACTGGCGGGGCATATTTTAACGCCAACAATCTGGCGGACCTGCAGGAGGTTTATCGTAAGATAGAGCAGCTCCAGGAGAGCGAGCTGGAGCAACCAGACCGCACCATAATCGAGGAGCTCTATCCACCCTTTGTTCTGGTGGCGCTACTAAGCTACCTACTCGGAGTAATTTTAAGCGCTACCTATCTCTTAAAGGTGCCGTAG
- a CDS encoding VWA domain-containing protein, translating to MQELYKFGMVSPLALATLAVLALCAALLFNRYGVRTERLEALGFLVTRSIIKVLALALLPLLLMSLALIRPYYGSQDIEIDSSGYDYMFLVDVSRSMLAKDVPPSRIELGKRKIKDLLEEFVKKGATNRYGITLFAGSSYALCPITDDVAVVRQFVNSISPDMVTSLGSNLEAGITTALERFSKSKSNNGRILLISDGEDDQIALKRVLTLIRSSDIPFDVLGVGTVEGSPIELEDGLFIRDNKGLIVNSKLNDNSLREIAKAANGVYIRATLSDEDILQLVRAGTPLLATNSTGKRTIRSYSEFGSWLALAALISAILISTFHRGGFALRAVLLMMLVAQTAVAQTTAAQTTAAQTTVAQDLTARAAFELYNAGDFEGAAKAFSQVLVEEPNNRSLQQGLASALFKTGKLPEAQKLFRELADSAPNGRAYFENTFNEGNTLLAMKQFQDAIDAYTKALDVKPDDMQALHNRAVARALLEESKKNPPTPTPTPTPTPSSQSSPTSSSPTQTPSAEPSSSPPPSAAASPSASPDPSAAPSPQPSPNPSNKSQTATPNSSPSPHDTPLKEAQDKQDMEQQPPSSASPYADKEQELPPLGEAQSWLESLPESPLMIRREKREPPEGGQLW from the coding sequence ATGCAGGAGCTTTATAAGTTCGGTATGGTCTCGCCACTAGCATTAGCGACCCTTGCGGTGCTGGCGCTCTGTGCTGCATTACTCTTTAACCGTTATGGTGTGCGCACCGAGCGCCTTGAGGCGCTCGGTTTCCTAGTTACTCGATCGATAATTAAGGTGCTGGCTCTGGCTCTTCTGCCCCTACTTCTAATGAGCCTGGCTCTTATAAGGCCATACTATGGAAGCCAGGATATCGAGATAGATTCATCCGGCTATGACTATATGTTTCTGGTAGATGTGAGCCGCAGCATGCTCGCAAAGGATGTGCCACCATCCCGCATCGAGCTGGGAAAGCGTAAGATAAAGGACCTACTGGAAGAGTTCGTCAAGAAGGGCGCAACTAATCGCTATGGCATTACGCTCTTCGCCGGAAGCTCCTATGCACTCTGTCCGATTACAGATGATGTTGCGGTTGTTCGGCAGTTCGTCAATTCTATTAGCCCCGATATGGTTACAAGTCTCGGCTCCAACCTTGAAGCGGGGATTACAACGGCCCTTGAGCGCTTCAGTAAAAGCAAGAGTAACAACGGTCGAATACTATTGATCTCTGATGGTGAGGATGATCAGATAGCGCTAAAGCGGGTGCTTACACTTATCAGATCCAGCGATATTCCGTTCGATGTGCTGGGTGTTGGTACCGTCGAGGGTAGCCCAATCGAGCTTGAAGATGGTCTCTTCATTAGAGACAATAAGGGTCTAATCGTTAACAGTAAGTTAAATGATAACTCGCTTCGGGAGATAGCCAAGGCTGCCAACGGCGTTTACATTCGAGCCACCCTATCGGACGAAGATATTCTACAACTAGTGCGAGCCGGGACACCCTTACTTGCTACCAACTCGACCGGAAAGCGCACTATTCGCAGCTATAGCGAATTTGGTTCATGGCTTGCGCTAGCAGCTCTAATCTCTGCGATACTAATCTCAACCTTTCATCGTGGGGGATTCGCCCTACGCGCGGTGTTGCTGATGATGCTTGTAGCGCAAACGGCTGTCGCACAAACTACAGCGGCACAAACTACAGCAGCACAAACTACAGTGGCGCAGGATCTAACTGCTCGTGCCGCGTTTGAGCTCTATAACGCAGGAGATTTCGAAGGGGCGGCCAAAGCCTTCTCACAGGTACTAGTGGAGGAGCCGAACAACCGCTCACTACAGCAGGGCCTTGCTAGCGCGCTCTTTAAAACGGGTAAATTGCCTGAAGCGCAAAAACTCTTTAGAGAGCTAGCCGATAGCGCCCCTAACGGACGCGCCTATTTTGAAAATACCTTTAACGAGGGAAACACCCTGCTGGCCATGAAACAGTTTCAAGATGCGATCGATGCCTACACTAAGGCGCTCGATGTAAAGCCCGATGATATGCAGGCTCTGCACAACCGCGCAGTTGCGCGCGCGCTCCTTGAGGAATCAAAAAAGAATCCGCCAACCCCCACCCCTACACCAACTCCAACTCCCTCGTCGCAATCCTCGCCAACATCATCATCACCAACTCAAACGCCCTCAGCCGAACCATCTAGCTCCCCCCCACCATCTGCTGCAGCGTCACCCTCTGCGTCCCCTGACCCCTCTGCAGCTCCCTCACCACAACCCTCGCCTAATCCATCAAATAAGAGCCAAACGGCTACCCCAAACAGCTCCCCTAGCCCACACGACACCCCCCTTAAAGAGGCGCAAGATAAACAGGATATGGAGCAACAACCCCCATCAAGCGCTTCCCCCTATGCCGACAAGGAGCAGGAGCTTCCCCCTCTGGGTGAGGCGCAATCATGGCTCGAGTCCCTTCCTGAATCGCCCCTGATGATCCGACGTGAAAAACGCGAGCCTCCAGAGGGAGGGCAGCTGTGGTAA
- a CDS encoding BatD family protein, with protein MVIILVRDFMLRLISSIKEVAVTTLAVLLIILLATSSALAQSILTTDIAPQSGTLDDLFIFTVTIEGSQTGSAPLLSGGDDFELQLIGPQTRLSIINGVVNSKISYVYHLTPKRVGRLLTPAVEVDINGDDLAAAAINVEISKAAPPSNADSFTNGARIILKQSAAPTEIYQGEQLVNSLDLYTRVELVEPALDDLSTDGFWQESIIEGDRARRLINGTEYVTVQISKALYPLRSGILQLPARSLRAKVPNIRTVRQNNGLDPFGNDLFQHLFRQVEYQQLSLVSNEISVQVKPLPAIPAELHRLLSGVPIVGATEIKLEYDPITIKVGESKSITIEVSSAGNLNPLKNITLVAPGGLKIYEERPDTKKERRGDLLIMRRYFRYSLVPLKPGFFRVPAAQLAFFNPASARYEVLKTSEIAFAVQGEALTAGQATDSSHSDMPRSGLIPTLPPVPIGPGLEYEEVTLLESLSEQISTQFALLLLTTVIALALLIKIGASTKPRAAPLGLSHKDLEQLETLPQLESFLRALVAQRIAGIRQESTNDEIRARITIGVKERELALALRTLFDDIELLRYSSPAKRDGSATATEPGIEELPALKERIRGILSQWHRKG; from the coding sequence GTGGTAATAATATTAGTACGAGATTTTATGCTTAGGTTAATTTCATCGATAAAGGAGGTGGCTGTAACCACCCTAGCCGTGTTGCTAATTATACTGCTGGCCACTTCGAGCGCCCTCGCTCAGAGTATCCTTACTACTGATATCGCCCCACAGTCAGGCACGCTAGACGATCTATTTATATTTACCGTTACGATCGAAGGCTCTCAAACTGGATCGGCTCCACTTCTCAGCGGTGGGGATGATTTCGAACTACAACTGATCGGGCCGCAAACGAGACTCTCTATTATTAACGGCGTGGTTAATTCAAAGATCTCCTATGTGTATCACCTTACCCCCAAGCGTGTAGGGAGGCTCCTTACCCCTGCGGTAGAGGTTGATATTAATGGTGATGACTTAGCGGCTGCCGCCATTAATGTTGAGATCTCTAAGGCAGCGCCCCCTAGCAACGCAGACTCCTTTACTAACGGTGCCCGGATAATCCTCAAGCAGTCGGCCGCTCCCACTGAGATCTATCAGGGTGAGCAGCTCGTTAATTCACTTGACCTATATACAAGGGTTGAGCTGGTCGAGCCGGCACTGGATGACCTGTCAACCGACGGTTTCTGGCAGGAGTCGATTATTGAGGGCGATCGTGCGCGACGTTTAATAAACGGTACGGAGTACGTCACCGTTCAGATTTCAAAGGCGCTTTATCCTTTGCGATCAGGTATACTTCAATTACCGGCGCGCTCACTAAGGGCCAAGGTACCCAATATACGCACGGTAAGACAGAACAATGGATTGGATCCATTCGGTAACGATCTATTTCAGCATCTCTTTCGACAGGTCGAGTACCAGCAGCTCTCTCTAGTATCAAACGAGATCTCGGTGCAAGTTAAGCCCCTTCCAGCTATTCCAGCTGAGCTACATAGGCTCTTGTCTGGGGTGCCGATCGTTGGTGCGACTGAGATTAAGTTGGAATATGATCCTATAACTATCAAGGTTGGCGAGAGTAAGAGCATCACTATCGAGGTGAGCAGTGCGGGAAATCTAAACCCCCTTAAGAACATTACGCTCGTTGCTCCAGGGGGTCTGAAGATCTACGAGGAGCGTCCGGATACAAAAAAAGAACGTCGGGGCGATCTATTGATCATGCGCCGATATTTTCGCTACTCCCTCGTACCCCTAAAACCTGGCTTCTTTCGCGTCCCTGCGGCGCAGCTTGCATTTTTTAATCCAGCCAGCGCACGCTATGAGGTGCTAAAAACATCCGAGATAGCCTTTGCTGTTCAGGGGGAGGCATTAACTGCAGGTCAGGCGACTGACTCATCGCATTCAGACATGCCCCGCAGCGGCCTTATACCAACTCTGCCCCCAGTTCCGATCGGACCTGGGCTTGAGTACGAAGAGGTAACGTTGTTAGAGAGCCTCTCTGAACAGATCAGCACGCAGTTTGCGCTCCTGCTCCTTACGACCGTAATCGCCCTTGCCTTACTGATAAAGATCGGAGCGAGCACGAAACCCCGCGCAGCGCCGTTAGGATTATCACATAAAGATCTTGAGCAGCTAGAAACCCTACCGCAACTAGAATCGTTTCTGCGCGCACTAGTGGCGCAGCGTATCGCAGGAATTAGACAGGAGAGTACTAACGATGAGATCCGAGCCCGCATTACCATTGGAGTCAAGGAGCGCGAGCTCGCTCTGGCACTACGTACTCTGTTCGATGATATCGAGCTACTGCGCTATAGCTCACCTGCCAAGCGGGATGGCTCGGCTACAGCTACAGAGCCTGGTATAGAGGAACTGCCTGCCCTAAAGGAGCGAATTCGCGGCATCCTCTCGCAGTGGCATAGGAAGGGCTAG
- the nadA gene encoding quinolinate synthase NadA has protein sequence MGIEASTVEETYRLMQAKLSKLVPDVELRIKAELVYEINRRKKERGAIILGHNYMEPALYHTVPDVVGDSLELSRRAAATECDPIIFCGVRFMAETAKILNPTKTVLLPAKVAGCSLAASLTAKDVRALKQRFPGVPVVSYINTYADVKAESDIICTSGNAVRIVQSLNSDKVIFLPDKFLAANVANECGMQIIFPTLGEQLPEGPAIIGWHGVCEVHEQFTVEDIDNVRKQFPEVVVLTHPECSPQVVAASNFSASTSRMVDFVKRSNAPHFLILTECSMADNIIAENPEKDVLRLCSVRCPHMNEITLEDTLNALINNEQVIEVPEDIRLKARISLERMLAVP, from the coding sequence ATGGGAATCGAAGCCTCCACCGTTGAGGAAACCTACCGCCTGATGCAAGCCAAGCTCTCTAAGCTTGTGCCCGATGTCGAGCTCCGTATTAAGGCTGAGCTGGTGTACGAGATTAACCGCCGCAAAAAAGAGCGCGGCGCGATCATCCTCGGCCATAACTATATGGAGCCGGCGCTTTACCATACGGTTCCAGATGTTGTTGGGGATTCTTTAGAGCTCTCACGCCGCGCCGCAGCTACAGAGTGCGACCCGATCATCTTCTGCGGGGTGCGCTTTATGGCCGAGACCGCAAAGATACTCAATCCTACCAAGACCGTGCTTCTGCCCGCCAAAGTTGCCGGGTGCTCGCTCGCTGCTAGCCTTACAGCGAAAGATGTGCGAGCGCTTAAGCAACGCTTCCCCGGAGTGCCAGTTGTTTCGTATATTAACACCTACGCAGACGTAAAGGCTGAGTCAGATATTATCTGCACCTCCGGCAACGCGGTTCGAATCGTGCAGTCCCTTAACTCCGACAAGGTTATTTTTCTTCCCGATAAGTTTCTGGCGGCGAATGTTGCGAATGAATGCGGTATGCAGATCATCTTTCCCACCCTTGGTGAGCAGCTACCTGAGGGGCCTGCAATAATCGGATGGCATGGTGTATGTGAGGTACATGAGCAGTTTACGGTTGAGGATATAGATAACGTTCGCAAGCAATTTCCAGAGGTAGTGGTCTTAACGCACCCGGAGTGTAGCCCTCAAGTAGTTGCGGCCTCGAATTTTTCAGCGAGCACATCGCGCATGGTAGATTTTGTTAAAAGATCAAATGCCCCGCACTTTTTGATCCTAACCGAGTGCAGCATGGCGGATAACATTATCGCCGAGAACCCTGAGAAAGATGTCTTAAGGTTATGCAGCGTACGGTGTCCGCATATGAACGAAATTACCTTAGAGGACACCCTAAATGCCCTCATTAATAACGAGCAGGTGATTGAAGTACCTGAGGATATTCGCCTTAAGGCCCGAATATCATTAGAACGAATGCTGGCGGTTCCGTAA
- a CDS encoding dual specificity protein phosphatase produces the protein MNTNPEPLPKSANAFVKLLKCAGISLPELEPSDLKVPRTARGYQITDTILVSHWIPAFNPEFISRFGIKSILCLDGKLRSSFASALGVEKIISFNMPDGKGTTPNMIHHLVDTLKELVDHHPSVLVQCNAGQSRSPSIVAAYLTKYKSYSLKDALQLVTQARSPEREVKMWKETRSAIERALGDL, from the coding sequence ATGAATACTAACCCAGAGCCACTACCGAAGAGTGCAAATGCTTTCGTGAAGCTGCTGAAATGCGCCGGGATTTCTCTGCCGGAGCTTGAGCCATCAGACCTTAAGGTTCCTCGCACGGCTCGCGGATACCAGATAACAGATACTATCCTCGTCTCTCATTGGATCCCTGCGTTCAATCCAGAGTTCATCTCACGGTTTGGGATAAAATCGATCCTCTGTCTCGATGGTAAATTACGCTCCTCGTTCGCCTCTGCGTTAGGAGTTGAGAAGATAATCTCATTTAATATGCCTGACGGAAAGGGAACGACCCCTAACATGATTCACCACTTGGTTGATACTCTTAAAGAGCTGGTTGATCACCACCCCTCTGTTCTCGTGCAGTGCAACGCTGGCCAGAGCAGATCTCCCTCAATTGTGGCGGCTTACCTCACTAAGTATAAGAGCTACTCTTTGAAAGACGCCTTGCAACTAGTAACACAAGCTAGATCTCCTGAACGTGAGGTGAAGATGTGGAAAGAGACCCGTAGCGCAATTGAGCGAGCCTTAGGGGATCTATGA